In one Erinaceus europaeus chromosome 3, mEriEur2.1, whole genome shotgun sequence genomic region, the following are encoded:
- the ODC1 gene encoding ornithine decarboxylase, whose amino-acid sequence MNNFSNDEFDCHFLDEGFTAKDILDQKINEVSSSDDKDAFYVADLGDILKKHLRWLKTLPRVTPFYAVKCNDSRTIVKTLAAVGAGFDCASKTEIQMVQSLGVPPERIIYANPCKQVSQIKYAASNGVQMMTFDSEVELMKVARAHPKAKLVLRIATDDSKAVCRLSVKFGATLKTSRLLLERAKELNIDVIGVSFHVGSGCTDPETFVQAISDARYVFDMGAEVGFNMYLLDIGGGFPGSEDVKLKFEEITSVINPALDKYFPSDSGVRIIAEPGRYYVASAFTLAVNIIAKKLVLKEQSGSDDEDESSEQTFMYYVNDGVYGSFNCILYDHAHVKPLLQKRPKPDEKYYSSSIWGPTCDGLDRIVERCDLPEMHVGDWMLFENMGAYTVAAASTFNGFQRPTIYYVMSRPTWQLMQQIQSHNFPPEVEEQDISALPVSCAWESGMKRHPAACASASINV is encoded by the exons ATGAACAACTTCAGTAATGATGAGTTTGATTGCCATTTCCTTGATGAAGGTTTTACTGCCAAGGATATTCTGgaccaaaagattaatgaagtctCTTCTTCT GATGATAAGGATGCCTTCTATGTTGCGGACCTGGGAGACATTCTAAAGAAACATCTGAGGTGGTTAAAAACTCTTCCTCGGGTCACCCCCTTTTATGCTGTCAAATGCAACGATAGCAGAACCATAGTGAAGACCCTTGCTGCTGTAGGGGCAGGATTTGACTGTGCCAGCAAG ACTGAAATACAAATGGTGCAGAGTCTTGGGGTGCCTCCTGAGAGAATTATCTATGCAAATCCTTGTAAACAAGTGTCTCAGATTAAGTATGCTGCCAGTAATGGAGTTCAGATGATGACTTTTGATAGTGAAGTTGAACTGATGAAAGTTGCCAGAGCACATCCAAAGGCAAA GTTGGTTTTGCGGATTGCCACAGATGATTCCAAAGCAGTCTGTCGCCTTAGTGTTAAGTTTGGTGCCACACTCAAAACCAGCAGGCTGCTTTTGGAACGGGCGAAAGAACTaaatattgatgtcattggtgtcAG CTTCCACGTGGGAAGTGGCTGTACTGACCCCGAGACCTTTGTGCAGGCCATCTCTGATGCCCGCTATGTCTTTGACATGGGG GCTGAGGTTGGCTTCAACATGTATCTGCTTGATATTGGTGGTGGCTTTCCTGGATCTGAGGATGTAAAGCTTAAATTTGAAGAG ATCACCAGTGTCATCAACCCAGCATTGGACAAGTATTTTCCATCAGATTCGGGAGTGAGAATCATAGCTGAGCCAGGCAGATACTATGTTGCATCAGCATTCACACTTGCAGTTAATATCATTGCCAAAAAACTTGTATTAAAGGAACAGTCAGGCTCTGATG ATGAAGATGAGTCCAGTGAGCAGACCTTTATGTATTACGTGAATGATGGAGTGTATGGATCATTTAATTGCATCCTTTATGATCATGCACACGTCAAGCCTCTTCTGCAAAAG AGACCCAAACCAGATGAGAAGTATTATTCATCCAGTATATGGGGACCAACGTGTGATGGCCTTGATCGGATTGTTGAGCGCTGTGACTTGCCTGAGATGCACGTGGGGGATTGGATGCTCTTTGAAAACATGGGTGCTTATACTGTTGCTGCTGCTTCTACTTTCAATGGTTTCCAGAGACCGACTATTTACTATGTGATGTCACGGCCAACGTG GCAACTGATGCAGCAAATCCAGAGCCACAACTTCCCGCCAGAAGTGGAGGAGCAGGACATCAGCGCTCTGCCCGTGTCCTGTGCTTGGGAGAGTGGGATGAAGCGACACCCAGCAGCCTGTGCTTCTGCTAGTATTAATGTGTAG